GCGCTTCTTCCTGCTGGGTACCGATTACGTGTACCCGCGCACCACCAACAAGATTCTGCGCGCCTTCCTGCACAGCAAAGGCGTGAAGGACAGCGACATCGAAGAGGTCTACACGCCGTTCGGCCACAGCGACTACCAGACCATCGTTGCCAACATCAAGAAGTTCTCCGCCGGCGGCAAGACCGCTGTGATCTCCACCGTCAACGGCGATTCCAACGTGCCGTTCTACAAGGAACTGGCCAACCAGGGCCTGAAAGCCACCGACGTACCGGTGGTGGCCTTCTCGGTGGGTGAGGAAGAACTGCGCGGCATCGACACCAAGCCGCTGGTCGGTCACCTGGCCGCCTGGAACTACTTCCAGTCGGTGGATAACCCGGTCAACAAGAAATTCGTGGCCGACTGGAAAGCCTACGCCAAGAAGAAAAACCTGCCGGGCGCCGACAAGGCAGTGACCAACGACCCGATGGAAGCCACCTACGTGGGCATCCACATGTGGGCCCAGGCGGTGGAGAAGGCCAAGTCCACCGATGTCGACAAGGTCCGCGAGGCCATGGCCGGGCAGACCTTCGCTGCGCCGTCGGGCTTCACCCTGACCATGGACAAGACCAACCACCACCTGCACAAGCCGGTGATGATCGGCGAGGTCGAGGACAACGGCCAGTTCAACGTGGTCTGGCAGACCAAGGAACCGATCCGCGCCCAGCCGTGGAGCCCGTACATCCCGGGTAACGACAAGAAGCCGGACCATCCGGTGAAGAGCAACTGAGGCCGTTTCCTTTTTTACCCTTATGGCTGTGGGAGCGAGCGTGCTCGCTTTCACGGCTCAGGTCATTGCCATGCCCAATTCCCTATTGCGTCTGCTCCTGATCCTGGCCTTGCTGCTGCCTGCGCTGGCGCGGGCCAGCGATGCCGGTGATTTCGTCGCCGGCAATTCCACGCAGCAGGCCGACCTGCTGGAAAACTGGGCCGCCAACCCGGTGGCCGAGCGCCTGCCCCTGCTCGAGGCCTTGCGCGATGGCCGTGTCGCGGTCGACGACAGCAAGCGGGCCTATATCGAAAGTGGCGAACGCTACGTCGCCGTGGAGGCCGATGCGTCGGCCGCTGCCACGGATGAGCCGCGCAAATTGCGCTTGAACAACCGCCTGCGCGGCCTGGTGGACACCGCGCTGGCCACTCATCAGCTTACTGCCGCCGATGCCAGCCTACGCCTGGCCGCCGCGCAGCTGCTGCAACGCACTGCGCGCCCGGCGCTGCTGGGCGTGATCAGCCATCAGGTCGCCAGCGAACAGGACAGCCAGGTGCGCGACGCTCTGCGGCTGGCGCAGGCCAACCTGCAGTTGACCGACGGCAGCCCGAGCGTGCGCCTGGCCGCCGTGCGCCTGCTCGGTGAAACCGGTGACCCGCTGGCCCGCACACGCCTGGAGACGCTGCTGGAGCCGGGCGTGGAGCCCGATGCCACGGTGCGCATCGCCGCGCAGACCAGCCTGGCGCAGGTCAAGCGCAAGCTGCTGATCGGCGACCTGCTCGGCCAGGCGTTCTCTGGCCTGTCGCTGGGTTCGATCCTGCTGCTCGCCGCCCTGGGCCTGGCCATCACCTTCGGTCTGCTGGGGGTCATCAACATGGCCCACGGCGAGATGCTCATGCTCGGCGCCTACACCACTTACGTGGTGCAGTTGATGTTCCAGCGCTATGCACCGGGTGCCCTGGAGTTCTACCCGCTGGCCGCGCTGCCGCTGGCTTTCCTGACCACCGCGCTGATAGGCATGGCCCTGGAGCGCACGGTGATCCGCCACCTGTATGGCCGGCCACTGGAAACCCTGCTGGCCACCTGGGGCATCAGCCTGATGCTGATCCAGGCGGTGCGCCTGATCTTCGGTGCGCAGAACGTCGAGGTCGCCAACCCCGGCTGGCTGTCCGGGGGCGTGCAGGTGCTGCCGAACCTGGTGCTGCCGTACAACCGCATCGTGATCATCGGCTTCGCGCTGTTCGTGGTGGCACTGACCTGGCTGCTGCTCAACCGCACGCGCTTGGGCCTGAACGTGCGCGCCGTGACCCAGAACCGCAACATGGCCGCCTGCTGCGGCGTGCCCACCGGGCGTGTCGACATGCTCGCCTTCGGCCTGGGCTCGGGCATCGCCGGCCTGGGCGGTGTGGCCCTCAGCCAGATCGGCAACGTCGGCCCGGACCTGGGCCAGGGCTACATCATCGACTCGTTCCTGGTGGTGGTGCTCGGCGGTGTCGGGCAACTGGCCGGCAGCGTCCTGGCGGCGTTCGGCCTGGGCGTGGCCAACAAGGTACTCGAACCACAGATCGGCGCGGTGCTGGGCAAGATCCTGATCCTGGCGCTGATCATTCTGTTTATCCAGAAACGCCCCCAAGGGCTCTTCGCACTCAAGGGTAGGGTGATCGACTGATGAACCAGCCATTGATGATGACCGCCGTACAAAAGGCCGGCCCGCGCCTGTCCGTGGCCGTGGGCGCGATGGTGCTGGCCGTGCTGCTGGCCATGCCGCTGCTCTCGCTGCTGCCTGCCGACAGCCCCTTGCAGGTGTCGGCCTACACCCTGACCCTGGTGGGCAAGATTCTCTGCTACGCCATCGTCGCCCTGGCGCTGGACCTGGTGTGGGGCTACGCCGGCCTGCTGTCGCTGGGCCATGGCCTGTTCTTCGCGCTGGGCGGCTACGCCATGGGCATGTACCTGATGCGCGAAGCCGCCGGTGACGGCCTGCCGGCGTTCATGACCTTCCTGTCGTGGACCGAGCTGCCGTGGTACTGGGCCGGCACCGAGCATTTCCTCTGGGCGCTGTGCCTGGTGGTGCTGGCGCCGGGACTGCTGGCCCTGGTGTTCGGTTTCTTCGCCTTCCGCTCGCGAATCAAGGGCGTGTATTTCTCGATCATGACCCAGGCCCTGACCTTCGCCGGCATGTTGCTGTTCTTCCGTAACGAGACCGGCTTCGGCGGTAACAACGGCTTCACCAACTTCCGCAGCATTCTGGGCTTCTCGATCAGCGCGCCAGGCACCCGGGCGGTGCTGTTCCTGGCCACGGTACTGCTGTTGGTGGCCAGCCTGTACCTGGGCTGGCGCCTGGCGCGCAGCAAGTTCGGCCGGGTGCTGACCGCGCTGCGTGATGCCGAGAACCGCCTGATGTTCTGCGGCTACGACCCGCGCGGCTTCAAGCTGTTCGTCTGGGTGCTCAGTGCGGTGCTGTGCGGCCTGGCCGGTGCGCTGTACGTGCCGCAGGTGGGCATCATCAACCCCAGCGAGATGTCGCCGACCAACTCCATCGAGGCCGCCGTGTGGGTCGCCCTGGGTGGTCGCGGCACGCTGATCGGCCCGTTGCTCGGCGCCGGGGTGGTCAACGGCATGAAGAGCTGGTTCACCGTGGCCTTTCCCGAGTACTGGCTGTTCTTCCTCGGCGCGCTGTTCATCGTCGTGACTCTGTACCTGCCCAAAGGCGTGATCGGTCTGCTGCACAGAAGGAGTGAACCATGAGAACCCAGCCCAGCCCGGCCTACATGCCCAACCCGGTGCTGCCGCCGAACGCCGACGCCGGCACCAGCCGTGAATCCCTGGGGCTTGGCGGGCGCGCCGGCAAGGGGCTGGACACCCGCCACGGGACCATCCTGACCCTGGAAGACATCAGCGTCAGCTTCGATGGCTTCAAGGCGCTCAACGACCTGAACCTGTACATCGGCGTCGGAGAGCTGCGCTGCATCATCGGCCCCAACGGTGCCGGCAAGACCACCCTGATGGACGTGATCACCGGCAAGACCCGGCCCACCGAAGGCGCGGCCTGGTTCGGTGAGACCCTGGACCTGACGCGCATGAGCGAGGTGCAGATCGCCCAGGCCGGCATCGGTCGCAAGTTCCAGAAGCCCACGGTGTTCGAAGCACTGAGCGTGTTCGAAAACCTCGAACTGGCGCTCAAGACCGACAAGTCGGTGTGGGCCAGCCTGCGCGCGCGGCTTGGCGGCGACCAGCAGGCGCGTATCGACGAGGTGCTGCAGACCATTCGCCTGGAGCCCTCGCGGAATCGGCCGGCCGGGCTGCTGTCGCACGGCCAGAAGCAGTTTCTGGAGATCGGCATGCTGCTGGTCCAGGAACCGCAACTGTTGCTGCTCGACGAGCCGGTGGCGGGCATGACCGATGCGGAAACCGAATTCACCGCCGAGCTGTTCAAGGGCCTGGCCGGCAAGCATTCGCTGATGGTGGTGGAGCACGACATGGGCTTCGTCGGCGCGATCGCCGACCACGTCACCGTGCTGCACCAGGGCAGCGTCCTGGCCGAGGGCTCGCTGGCCGACGTGCAGGCCGATGAGCGGGTGATCGAGGTTTATCTGGGGCGCTAGCGCCCGCTGCAAGCGACACGTTACAAGCTGCAAGCTCAGAGCGCGTGCGGGTCGGGCCGCTCGAGGCTTGAGGCTTCACTTCCGAGGGGTTCACATGCTTCACGTAAGCGATTTGCACCAGTACTACGGCGGCAGCCACATCCTGCGCGGGCTGTCGTTCCAGGCCCGGGTCGGCGAAGTGACCTGCCTGCTGGGCCGCAACGGCGTCGGCAAGACCACCCTGCTCAAGGTGCTCATGGGGCTGCTGCCGGCCCGCGAGGGCTCGGTGCAATGGGAAGGGCAGGGCATCAATGGCTTCAAGCCGCACCAGCGGGTCCAGGCAGGCATTGCCTACGTGCCCCAGGGCCGGGAGATCTTCGCTCGCCTGACCGTCGAAGAGAACCTGCTGATGGGCCTGTCGCGTTTTCCGGCGGCCGAGGCCCGCGAGGTGCCCGCATTCATCTACGAACTCTTCCCGGTGCTGCTGCAGATGAAGCACCGTCGTGGCGGCGACCTGTCTGGCGGCCAGCAACAGCAACTGGCGATCGGCCGTGCCCTGGCCAGCCGCCCGCGCCTGCTGATCCTCGACGAGCCCACCGAGGGCATCCAGCCGTCGGTGATCAAGGAAATTGGCGCGGTGATCAAGCGCCTGGCGGCGCAGGGCGACATGGCGATTCTGCTGGTCGAGCAGTTCTACGACTTCGCCGCCGAACTGGCCGACCAGTACCTGGTCATGTCGCGCGGCGAGATCGTCCAGCAGGGGCGTGGCAGCGACATGGAG
The Pseudomonas sp. DTU_2021_1001937_2_SI_NGA_ILE_001 DNA segment above includes these coding regions:
- the urtC gene encoding urea ABC transporter permease subunit UrtC, giving the protein MNQPLMMTAVQKAGPRLSVAVGAMVLAVLLAMPLLSLLPADSPLQVSAYTLTLVGKILCYAIVALALDLVWGYAGLLSLGHGLFFALGGYAMGMYLMREAAGDGLPAFMTFLSWTELPWYWAGTEHFLWALCLVVLAPGLLALVFGFFAFRSRIKGVYFSIMTQALTFAGMLLFFRNETGFGGNNGFTNFRSILGFSISAPGTRAVLFLATVLLLVASLYLGWRLARSKFGRVLTALRDAENRLMFCGYDPRGFKLFVWVLSAVLCGLAGALYVPQVGIINPSEMSPTNSIEAAVWVALGGRGTLIGPLLGAGVVNGMKSWFTVAFPEYWLFFLGALFIVVTLYLPKGVIGLLHRRSEP
- the urtB gene encoding urea ABC transporter permease subunit UrtB; the encoded protein is MPNSLLRLLLILALLLPALARASDAGDFVAGNSTQQADLLENWAANPVAERLPLLEALRDGRVAVDDSKRAYIESGERYVAVEADASAAATDEPRKLRLNNRLRGLVDTALATHQLTAADASLRLAAAQLLQRTARPALLGVISHQVASEQDSQVRDALRLAQANLQLTDGSPSVRLAAVRLLGETGDPLARTRLETLLEPGVEPDATVRIAAQTSLAQVKRKLLIGDLLGQAFSGLSLGSILLLAALGLAITFGLLGVINMAHGEMLMLGAYTTYVVQLMFQRYAPGALEFYPLAALPLAFLTTALIGMALERTVIRHLYGRPLETLLATWGISLMLIQAVRLIFGAQNVEVANPGWLSGGVQVLPNLVLPYNRIVIIGFALFVVALTWLLLNRTRLGLNVRAVTQNRNMAACCGVPTGRVDMLAFGLGSGIAGLGGVALSQIGNVGPDLGQGYIIDSFLVVVLGGVGQLAGSVLAAFGLGVANKVLEPQIGAVLGKILILALIILFIQKRPQGLFALKGRVID
- the urtE gene encoding urea ABC transporter ATP-binding subunit UrtE; the protein is MLHVSDLHQYYGGSHILRGLSFQARVGEVTCLLGRNGVGKTTLLKVLMGLLPAREGSVQWEGQGINGFKPHQRVQAGIAYVPQGREIFARLTVEENLLMGLSRFPAAEAREVPAFIYELFPVLLQMKHRRGGDLSGGQQQQLAIGRALASRPRLLILDEPTEGIQPSVIKEIGAVIKRLAAQGDMAILLVEQFYDFAAELADQYLVMSRGEIVQQGRGSDMEADGVRGLVTI
- the urtD gene encoding urea ABC transporter ATP-binding protein UrtD, which codes for MRTQPSPAYMPNPVLPPNADAGTSRESLGLGGRAGKGLDTRHGTILTLEDISVSFDGFKALNDLNLYIGVGELRCIIGPNGAGKTTLMDVITGKTRPTEGAAWFGETLDLTRMSEVQIAQAGIGRKFQKPTVFEALSVFENLELALKTDKSVWASLRARLGGDQQARIDEVLQTIRLEPSRNRPAGLLSHGQKQFLEIGMLLVQEPQLLLLDEPVAGMTDAETEFTAELFKGLAGKHSLMVVEHDMGFVGAIADHVTVLHQGSVLAEGSLADVQADERVIEVYLGR
- the urtA gene encoding urea ABC transporter substrate-binding protein, which gives rise to MRRRSLIKAFTLSASIAAMGMSWTIQAADTIKVGILHSLSGTMAISETSLKDMALMTIDEINAKGGVNGKQLEPVVVDPASNWPLFAEKGRQLLTQDKVAVVFGCWTSVSRKSVLPVFEELNGLLFYPVQYEGEEMSPNVFYTGAAPNQQAIPAVEYLMSEDGGAAKRFFLLGTDYVYPRTTNKILRAFLHSKGVKDSDIEEVYTPFGHSDYQTIVANIKKFSAGGKTAVISTVNGDSNVPFYKELANQGLKATDVPVVAFSVGEEELRGIDTKPLVGHLAAWNYFQSVDNPVNKKFVADWKAYAKKKNLPGADKAVTNDPMEATYVGIHMWAQAVEKAKSTDVDKVREAMAGQTFAAPSGFTLTMDKTNHHLHKPVMIGEVEDNGQFNVVWQTKEPIRAQPWSPYIPGNDKKPDHPVKSN